In Aphanothece sacrum FPU1, a single window of DNA contains:
- the carA gene encoding glutamine-hydrolyzing carbamoyl-phosphate synthase small subunit produces the protein MAIADATPALLVLADGTSFSGWSFGAKGTTLGEVVFNTGMTGYQEVLTDPSYCGQIVTFTYPELGNTGVNPEDEESDGPQVKGVIARNVTYRPSNWRSTESLPDYLVRHKILAIYGLDTRALTRKLRSVGAMNGAISTEILDPSELLHKIQLAPSMAGLNLVKEVTTKDVYEWTTPTDIHWEFNPENQEGKGESLTVVALDFGIKRNILRRLASYGCRVIVVPASTSAEEILKYNPDGIFLSNGPGDPSAVAEGIETTKELVKAGKPTFGICMGHQILGLSLGGETFKLKFGHRGLNQPCGLQQQVEITSQNHGFAVTEKSLDDNVQITHLNLNDRTVAGLSHKTLPFFSVQYHPEASPGPHDADYLFEKFVTLMRDNKK, from the coding sequence ATGGCAATTGCAGACGCTACACCTGCCCTCTTAGTATTAGCTGACGGAACTTCTTTTTCGGGTTGGTCTTTCGGGGCCAAAGGCACTACCTTGGGAGAAGTGGTATTTAATACGGGAATGACGGGATATCAGGAAGTTTTGACCGATCCGAGTTATTGTGGTCAAATTGTTACCTTTACCTACCCTGAATTGGGCAATACAGGGGTTAACCCAGAGGATGAAGAATCAGATGGCCCTCAAGTTAAGGGGGTTATTGCTCGTAATGTTACTTATCGTCCCAGTAATTGGCGATCGACGGAATCTTTGCCTGATTATTTAGTACGTCATAAAATTCTTGCTATTTATGGACTTGATACGAGAGCTTTAACTCGTAAATTGCGCTCGGTTGGGGCAATGAATGGGGCAATTTCGACGGAAATTCTTGATCCAAGTGAATTATTACATAAAATTCAATTGGCCCCCAGTATGGCTGGTTTAAATTTAGTTAAAGAAGTTACTACTAAAGATGTTTATGAGTGGACAACTCCCACTGATATTCATTGGGAATTTAATCCTGAAAATCAAGAAGGTAAGGGAGAAAGTTTAACGGTTGTTGCTCTTGATTTTGGCATTAAACGTAATATTTTACGTCGTTTAGCTAGTTATGGTTGTCGGGTGATTGTGGTTCCTGCGAGTACCTCGGCTGAAGAAATTTTAAAGTACAATCCTGATGGAATTTTTCTCTCTAATGGCCCCGGTGATCCCTCGGCGGTTGCTGAAGGAATAGAGACAACTAAAGAGTTAGTAAAAGCAGGAAAACCCACTTTTGGGATCTGTATGGGTCATCAAATTTTAGGGTTATCTTTAGGTGGCGAAACTTTTAAGTTAAAGTTTGGTCATCGCGGTTTAAATCAACCTTGTGGGTTACAACAACAAGTCGAAATTACGAGTCAAAATCATGGTTTTGCGGTAACAGAAAAGTCTTTAGATGATAATGTTCAGATTACTCATCTTAATTTGAATGACCGCACTGTCGCCGGATTATCTCACAAAACTTTGCCCTTTTTCTCGGTACAATATCATCCTGAAGCAAGTCCGGGTCCTCATGATGCTGATTATTTGTTTGAGAAATTTGTTACTTTAATGAGAGACAATAAAAAGTAA
- a CDS encoding type II toxin-antitoxin system VapC family toxin, protein MRRLILDAGPLIALVSKQDNYHQEAKTGFSQLPQEFGEVLTPLPILFEVYKFVSREASVEAAQRLLTILYQETVIVPIEGELFAEVYDLVRQLVNWKGSLEDGTVIILAEKYNAEVWTLDYRDLGYFKQIRFWTPST, encoded by the coding sequence ATGAGACGGTTAATTTTAGATGCTGGCCCTCTGATTGCTTTGGTATCTAAGCAAGATAATTATCATCAAGAGGCAAAAACAGGTTTTAGTCAACTCCCGCAAGAATTTGGCGAAGTCTTAACACCTTTACCCATTCTTTTTGAAGTATATAAATTTGTTTCTAGGGAAGCGTCTGTGGAAGCTGCACAGCGTTTATTAACTATTCTTTATCAAGAAACCGTTATTGTTCCGATAGAAGGAGAATTATTTGCGGAAGTTTATGATTTGGTGCGTCAACTGGTTAATTGGAAAGGAAGTTTAGAAGACGGCACAGTAATCATCTTAGCAGAAAAATATAACGCAGAAGTCTGGACCCTAGATTATCGAGATTTGGGATATTTTAAACAAATTCGCTTTTGGACTCCTTCTACTTAA
- a CDS encoding DUF29 domain-containing protein, protein MTVSLYESDFLLWTTDTVTKLKAHNFEQLDLENLIEEIESLGRSQKKELKSRLLVILEHLLKRLYVNSPDNYRGWEITINEQRRQLELEIEDSPRLKTIWEDSFNTVWRLALKGVRKDYPQVTFPDVWSYPNDIESILDCDFWQ, encoded by the coding sequence ATGACAGTTTCCCTTTATGAAAGTGACTTTTTGCTGTGGACAACAGATACAGTTACTAAACTAAAAGCACATAATTTTGAACAACTAGATTTAGAAAATTTAATCGAGGAAATTGAAAGCTTGGGGCGATCGCAAAAAAAGGAACTCAAAAGCAGACTTTTAGTTATTTTAGAACATTTACTCAAAAGATTGTACGTTAACTCACCAGATAACTATCGTGGTTGGGAAATTACAATTAATGAACAAAGACGACAATTAGAATTAGAAATTGAAGATTCTCCCCGTCTAAAAACTATCTGGGAAGATTCTTTTAATACAGTTTGGCGACTTGCACTTAAAGGAGTTCGCAAAGATTATCCACAAGTCACTTTTCCTGATGTTTGGTCCTATCCTAATGATATAGAGTCTATCTTAGATTGTGATTTTTGGCAATAA
- a CDS encoding PmeII family type II restriction endonuclease, with product MMINSIYDDYYEYLSREVITPFYSKRLNKLKSLKLTDVLKRKNPYLFKAKNIELAGELVKGIVDAFLSSQEETIFGDLLEGFAVYISRRLYGGFKSEFKSVDLEFERNGIYYIVGIKSGINWGNSDQVAKMRDNFKLAKNLLKQGGISVEIQAVNGCIYGKERSPLKTNTDPEKNYYKYAGQDFWQFISDDDNLYREIISPIDHEARQKDETFKKAYVAKVNEMTQDFMEQFMTANQIDWLKLIDFVSKRHNV from the coding sequence ATGATGATAAATTCAATTTATGATGATTACTACGAATATTTATCTAGGGAAGTAATTACTCCTTTTTACTCTAAAAGGCTGAACAAGCTTAAATCTCTCAAGCTGACCGATGTATTAAAAAGAAAAAATCCATATTTATTTAAAGCTAAAAATATTGAGCTTGCTGGTGAGTTAGTTAAAGGTATTGTTGATGCTTTTTTATCTTCTCAAGAAGAAACAATATTTGGAGATTTACTTGAAGGTTTTGCCGTGTATATATCACGTCGATTATATGGAGGTTTTAAATCTGAATTTAAAAGTGTAGATTTAGAGTTTGAACGTAATGGTATCTATTACATAGTTGGAATTAAATCAGGAATCAATTGGGGTAATAGTGATCAAGTTGCCAAGATGCGAGATAATTTTAAACTTGCCAAAAATCTCTTAAAACAAGGTGGAATATCAGTGGAAATTCAGGCAGTTAATGGATGTATCTATGGCAAAGAGAGATCCCCACTTAAAACTAATACTGATCCAGAAAAGAACTATTATAAGTATGCTGGACAAGACTTTTGGCAATTTATTTCTGATGATGATAACTTATACCGTGAAATAATTTCTCCTATTGACCATGAAGCACGTCAGAAAGATGAAACATTTAAGAAAGCTTATGTAGCAAAAGTCAATGAAATGACACAAGATTTTATGGAGCAATTTATGACGGCTAATCAAATAGATTGGCTCAAGTTAATAGATTTTGTTTCTAAGCGACACAACGTTTAA
- a CDS encoding DNA-methyltransferase: protein MQSLDYSHIKNLDDWKNKIFCGDCLEVLQNFPDASVNLIVTSPPYADSRRSTYGGIHPDNYVEWFLPIAKELQRVLRDDGTFILNIKEKAVNCERHTYVIELILALKKQGWLWTEEYIWHKKNCTPGKWSNRFRDAWERCLQFNKQKKFKMNQDAVMVPTGDWAKTRLNKLSDNDKIRFNSQVGSGFGKNIANWVGREMAYPTNVLHLPTECSNKSHSAAFPKSLPTWFIKLFSDEEDIILDPFLGSGTTCVAAYELNRNYIGIEIKEEYYKIALANLDAVKVPFVQNSLF, encoded by the coding sequence ATGCAATCTCTAGACTACTCTCATATTAAAAATTTAGATGACTGGAAAAATAAAATTTTTTGTGGAGATTGTTTAGAAGTTCTACAAAATTTTCCCGACGCTTCAGTTAATCTAATTGTAACATCTCCACCCTATGCAGATAGTCGCCGCAGTACCTATGGAGGTATTCATCCTGATAATTATGTGGAATGGTTCTTACCAATAGCTAAAGAGTTACAACGAGTTTTAAGAGATGATGGAACTTTTATCTTAAATATTAAAGAAAAAGCTGTAAATTGTGAACGTCACACCTATGTTATTGAGCTTATTTTAGCTTTAAAAAAACAAGGATGGTTATGGACAGAAGAATATATTTGGCACAAAAAAAATTGTACACCTGGTAAGTGGTCTAATCGCTTTCGGGATGCTTGGGAAAGATGTTTACAATTTAATAAACAAAAGAAATTTAAAATGAATCAAGATGCGGTTATGGTTCCTACAGGTGATTGGGCAAAAACACGCCTCAATAAATTAAGTGATAATGACAAAATTAGATTTAATTCTCAAGTTGGTAGTGGGTTTGGTAAAAATATTGCTAATTGGGTTGGTCGAGAAATGGCTTATCCTACAAACGTTTTACACTTACCAACAGAATGTAGTAATAAAAGTCATAGTGCTGCATTTCCTAAGTCTTTACCGACATGGTTTATTAAATTGTTTTCTGATGAAGAAGACATCATTTTAGATCCATTTCTTGGTTCAGGAACGACTTGTGTAGCTGCTTACGAATTAAATAGAAATTATATTGGTATCGAAATTAAAGAAGAATATTATAAGATAGCATTAGCAAATCTTGATGCTGTAAAAGTACCTTTTGTACAAAACTCTTTGTTTTAA
- the gltX gene encoding glutamate--tRNA ligase, with amino-acid sequence MTVRVRIAPSPTGNLHIGTARTAIFNWLFARHHQGTFILRVEDTDKERSRPEYTENIKSGLTWLGLTWDEGPFFQTERFDLYRQAIQSLIDKGCAYRCYCTSEELEQMREAQKAQNQAPRYDNRHRHLTEAECLALEAEGRKPVIRFIIDDNREISWNDLIRGKVVWKGSDLGGDMVIARMPETEGEAFGQPLYNLAVVVDDIDMHITQVIRGEDHIANTAKQILLYEALGAKVPDFAHTPLILNQEGRKLSKRDGVTSIDDFRNMGFLPEAMANYMTLLGWTAPDSTQEIFTISEAAQQFSLERVNKAGAKFDWDKLDWINSQYLHKVPANELVELAFPYWQGAGYEVNLEQDRAWLEQLAKLIGPSLTRLTDAVKESHLLFGETVIYSEEAMAQIKQDGVKEILEAVLESLNNHPELTSENAQQIIKQVTKTFNVKKGLIMRSLRAGLMGELHGPDLIQSWLLLNEKGWDKTRLQDGLSQI; translated from the coding sequence GTGACAGTTAGAGTTCGTATTGCCCCCAGTCCTACCGGAAATTTACATATTGGAACCGCCAGAACCGCTATTTTTAATTGGTTATTTGCCCGCCATCATCAAGGTACTTTTATTTTACGGGTTGAGGATACAGATAAAGAGCGATCGCGTCCAGAATATACGGAAAACATTAAATCTGGTCTAACATGGCTTGGTTTAACCTGGGATGAGGGGCCATTCTTTCAGACAGAACGGTTTGACTTGTATCGTCAAGCTATTCAAAGCCTGATTGACAAAGGCTGTGCTTATCGTTGTTATTGCACCTCCGAAGAATTAGAACAGATGCGGGAGGCACAAAAAGCCCAAAACCAAGCCCCTCGCTATGATAACCGTCATCGTCATTTGACGGAAGCTGAATGTTTAGCCTTAGAAGCTGAAGGCCGAAAACCGGTAATTAGGTTTATTATTGACGATAATCGGGAAATTTCCTGGAACGATCTGATCCGAGGTAAAGTGGTTTGGAAAGGCAGTGATCTCGGTGGGGATATGGTGATCGCCCGTATGCCGGAAACTGAAGGAGAAGCCTTCGGACAACCCCTTTATAACCTAGCTGTGGTGGTGGATGACATTGATATGCACATCACTCAGGTCATTCGCGGTGAAGACCATATTGCTAATACGGCTAAACAAATTTTATTGTATGAAGCTTTAGGGGCTAAGGTTCCAGACTTTGCCCATACTCCCCTAATTTTGAACCAGGAAGGGCGTAAACTCTCAAAACGGGATGGAGTGACCTCTATTGATGACTTTCGTAATATGGGCTTTTTACCCGAAGCTATGGCTAATTATATGACTTTATTGGGTTGGACTGCCCCCGACTCTACCCAAGAAATTTTTACCATTTCTGAAGCAGCGCAACAGTTTAGTTTAGAAAGAGTTAACAAAGCTGGTGCTAAATTTGATTGGGATAAATTAGACTGGATTAATAGTCAATATCTTCATAAAGTGCCGGCCAATGAGTTAGTTGAATTAGCGTTTCCTTATTGGCAAGGGGCTGGATATGAGGTAAATTTAGAACAAGATAGAGCATGGTTAGAACAATTAGCGAAGTTAATTGGGCCAAGTTTAACCCGTTTAACCGATGCAGTGAAAGAAAGTCATTTATTATTTGGAGAAACTGTTATCTATTCTGAGGAAGCAATGGCTCAAATTAAACAAGATGGAGTCAAAGAAATTCTGGAAGCTGTTCTTGAAAGTTTGAATAATCATCCTGAGTTAACCTCAGAAAATGCTCAACAGATTATTAAACAAGTAACGAAAACATTTAATGTGAAAAAGGGGTTAATTATGCGTTCTTTACGAGCAGGTTTAATGGGAGAATTACACGGACCTGATTTAATTCAATCTTGGTTATTATTAAATGAAAAAGGATGGGATAAAACTCGTTTACAGGACGGTTTAAGTCAGATTTAA
- a CDS encoding GIY-YIG nuclease family protein, translating into MIADVSILELPRIALHAKQLLPEYSGIYYVLDETKTIWYIGKAKNLRKRWQGQSHHRIYQLEAQKKKYFTIYYEQVDDSQLDHIEQQRISQYNPYLNATSVKTKTLRPTETLLRETIAAIADFAVILGVEPPRKEIESQMRSQWLAEKKVLGLNVIHIALNDDDFQEKFKPESLEEEEALIKKPFMSRKAYAHKWESVQFARQYRLSVNNYAIEINSFTWFLTQEIRELKQYTQTTLAQESIRTLTPEALTKIQHQADNQQSYALHLQRLIPYTSDLIQLLFNEPIDHEGASKELTQISEDYKTGKRGVGSRSTPIKSKFITSEFTTIDELLLSRGIEPNKYDQGQIITFPKFRDRIGVYIKTFSGNGQQPYYNLVEGMLDNKTTKGAYSQFNLVYLLANVDTKAWLLVEEYLKDFALPAGKLSNGEGFMTKFYISPRKYIVPAKVNIKLEKIEYSAWIPFGFNPEFPSLELAIEEIRKRLQNSDLPDLKVSFKRETIEK; encoded by the coding sequence ATGATTGCTGATGTATCTATTTTAGAACTTCCCAGGATTGCTTTACACGCTAAACAATTACTGCCTGAATATTCAGGAATTTACTACGTTTTAGATGAAACTAAGACCATTTGGTATATAGGAAAAGCGAAAAATCTTCGTAAACGTTGGCAAGGTCAATCTCATCATCGTATTTATCAGCTAGAGGCCCAGAAAAAGAAATATTTTACTATTTATTATGAGCAAGTAGATGATAGTCAATTAGATCATATAGAACAGCAACGTATTAGCCAATATAATCCCTATTTAAACGCTACTTCAGTCAAAACAAAAACCCTACGCCCCACTGAAACACTACTCAGAGAAACTATTGCTGCGATCGCTGATTTTGCCGTTATTTTAGGGGTAGAACCTCCGAGAAAAGAGATAGAGTCTCAAATGAGATCTCAATGGTTAGCAGAAAAAAAAGTATTGGGTTTAAATGTAATTCATATAGCTTTAAATGATGATGATTTTCAAGAAAAATTTAAACCTGAATCATTAGAAGAAGAAGAAGCACTGATCAAAAAACCATTCATGAGTCGTAAAGCTTATGCTCATAAGTGGGAAAGTGTACAATTTGCTCGACAATACAGACTTTCAGTGAATAATTATGCAATTGAAATTAATTCTTTTACATGGTTTTTGACGCAAGAAATAAGAGAATTAAAACAATATACGCAAACAACATTAGCACAGGAATCTATTAGAACATTGACCCCAGAAGCTTTAACTAAAATACAACATCAGGCAGATAATCAACAAAGTTATGCTTTGCATTTACAAAGATTAATCCCTTACACTTCAGATCTTATTCAACTACTCTTTAACGAACCCATAGATCATGAAGGCGCAAGCAAAGAATTAACCCAAATTAGTGAAGACTATAAGACAGGAAAACGAGGAGTTGGGAGTCGTTCTACACCGATTAAATCTAAATTTATTACTTCAGAATTTACAACAATTGACGAATTATTATTGAGTCGAGGAATTGAACCAAATAAATATGATCAAGGTCAAATCATTACTTTTCCTAAATTCAGAGATCGGATAGGAGTATATATCAAGACTTTTAGTGGCAATGGTCAACAGCCTTATTATAATTTAGTTGAGGGAATGCTGGATAATAAGACAACAAAAGGTGCTTATTCTCAATTTAATCTTGTTTATTTATTAGCAAATGTTGACACAAAAGCCTGGCTACTGGTTGAAGAATATTTAAAAGACTTTGCTCTACCTGCTGGTAAACTAAGTAACGGAGAAGGATTTATGACAAAATTTTATATTTCACCTAGAAAATATATTGTACCCGCGAAAGTTAATATCAAACTTGAAAAAATCGAATATAGTGCTTGGATTCCTTTTGGCTTTAATCCAGAATTTCCGTCATTAGAATTGGCTATTGAGGAAATTCGTAAACGTCTTCAAAATTCAGATTTACCAGATTTAAAAGTAAGTTTTAAACGGGAAACTATTGAAAAATAG
- a CDS encoding UPF0175 family protein — MSLKLPTELLQTAQMTEAEMLKEIAIMLYQQQRIHLEQAAQISGMAIDDFYQLLIGRNLITLPTDPDDESNELILASLNTSLQQAKEGKLHPISELWDDIDV, encoded by the coding sequence ATGAGTCTTAAACTCCCTACTGAACTTCTGCAAACAGCGCAAATGACTGAAGCAGAAATGCTCAAAGAAATTGCTATAATGCTTTATCAGCAACAGCGTATTCACTTGGAACAAGCAGCCCAAATTAGTGGAATGGCAATCGATGATTTCTATCAATTGCTAATAGGTCGCAATCTCATTACGTTACCCACTGACCCCGACGACGAATCCAACGAACTTATCCTCGCTAGTCTTAACACTTCCCTTCAACAAGCTAAAGAAGGCAAATTACATCCTATCTCTGAACTGTGGGATGACATTGATGTCTGA
- a CDS encoding alpha/beta hydrolase → MLSHKLLPKRLLSKTFKQLTLGTLAAILTALPLQAGQRLHFIFGPINISLGIDSLDTFAREGVVTRELADYMRLAGVDDEQKALFREALNTRADINAVQMSRFLNTPTGEAILERVGYLISIRGGRNGKFALRGAMIKAALDQKEGLTLLNVLNNLPVNMQFNLKDILQTADYVDLLGRGTDSVIEEMRELSAQQAKKETPVNFSTLPDIRQPGPYGVAPERVLTLKDEKRQRTFNVLLFQPQKFPEGKIPVVIISHGLASRPQDFSDRAKQLASYGYLVALPQHPGSDFQQVQNMLAGLSRELYNVNEFIDRPLDISYVIDELEVRNNREFGGRLELKNVGVMGHSFGGYGALAVAGAPIDFKKLEEVCGRRIWGPNLSLLLQCRALELPRKEYNFRDERVTSALVINPVTSAIFGSQGLNQVKIPVMIGAGSSDPATPAVIEQLQAFVWVNTADKYLVLVKGQAHVNFSQLDASIKALIDSFPDLTLPKQQILDEYANSILVGFAEVYVSKNEAYRPFLTSAYGQYISQEPNTLYLVGADADVPLSDVFNRLRPGSTPAISSPRVLNKN, encoded by the coding sequence ATGCTGAGCCATAAATTGCTTCCAAAACGTTTATTGAGCAAAACCTTCAAACAGTTAACTTTAGGAACCCTGGCGGCGATTTTAACGGCACTTCCCCTTCAAGCTGGCCAAAGATTGCACTTTATTTTTGGCCCCATTAATATATCTTTAGGCATTGATTCCTTGGACACCTTTGCGAGAGAAGGGGTGGTTACTCGTGAATTAGCTGATTATATGCGTCTAGCAGGGGTTGATGACGAGCAAAAAGCTTTGTTTCGAGAGGCCTTAAACACACGCGCTGACATTAATGCGGTACAAATGTCTCGTTTTCTCAACACTCCCACTGGAGAAGCTATTTTAGAAAGAGTAGGATATCTGATCTCAATTCGCGGGGGACGTAATGGTAAGTTTGCCCTACGAGGTGCAATGATCAAAGCAGCACTGGATCAAAAAGAAGGACTAACCCTACTTAATGTTCTTAATAATCTTCCGGTTAATATGCAGTTTAATTTAAAAGATATCTTGCAAACTGCTGATTATGTTGATCTTTTAGGACGGGGAACAGATTCAGTTATCGAGGAAATGAGAGAATTATCAGCCCAACAAGCCAAAAAAGAGACTCCTGTAAATTTTTCTACCCTTCCTGATATTCGTCAACCGGGCCCCTATGGGGTAGCACCTGAACGAGTTCTAACCCTCAAAGATGAGAAGCGTCAAAGAACATTTAATGTGTTATTATTCCAACCTCAAAAGTTTCCAGAAGGTAAAATTCCAGTAGTTATCATTTCTCATGGGTTAGCTTCTCGGCCCCAAGATTTTAGCGATCGCGCTAAACAGTTAGCATCTTATGGTTATTTAGTAGCTTTACCTCAACATCCTGGGAGTGATTTTCAACAGGTACAGAATATGTTAGCAGGTCTATCTAGAGAGCTATATAATGTTAATGAATTTATTGATCGTCCTTTAGATATTAGTTATGTTATTGATGAATTAGAAGTGCGTAATAATCGAGAATTTGGCGGACGTTTGGAGCTAAAAAATGTCGGAGTTATGGGTCATTCTTTCGGGGGATATGGTGCATTAGCTGTTGCGGGGGCCCCCATTGATTTTAAGAAATTAGAAGAAGTTTGTGGTAGAAGAATTTGGGGGCCAAATCTTTCTTTATTGCTTCAATGTCGAGCCTTAGAATTGCCCCGTAAAGAGTATAATTTTCGGGATGAAAGGGTGACATCTGCCCTAGTAATTAATCCGGTTACGAGTGCTATTTTCGGGTCACAAGGATTAAATCAGGTCAAAATTCCGGTTATGATCGGAGCGGGAAGTAGTGACCCTGCAACTCCTGCTGTCATTGAACAATTACAAGCATTTGTCTGGGTTAATACGGCTGATAAATATTTAGTGTTAGTAAAAGGACAAGCTCACGTTAATTTTTCTCAATTGGATGCTAGTATTAAAGCTTTGATTGATTCCTTTCCAGATTTAACCCTTCCTAAACAACAAATTCTTGATGAATATGCGAATTCTATATTAGTGGGTTTTGCTGAAGTTTATGTCTCTAAAAATGAGGCTTATCGTCCCTTTTTAACCTCAGCTTATGGACAATATATTAGTCAAGAACCGAATACTCTTTATTTAGTAGGTGCTGATGCTGATGTTCCTTTAAGTGATGTATTTAACCGCTTAAGACCAGGAAGTACCCCTGCTATTTCTTCTCCAAGAGTTTTAAATAAGAATTAA